In Haemophilus parainfluenzae, one genomic interval encodes:
- the nanQ gene encoding N-acetylneuraminate anomerase: MIISALNNPNFKVGLPKVIADICDHLNTLDLEALENGRHDLSEQVYMNVMEFDTVDADSKQAELHHKYLDIQLLIRGEENVEVSATYPNLSLYDEYRDADDYQLTPQIEDKSTVTLLPKMFAVFFPYEPHKPGCTVNGKSSFVKKLVVKVPVELI; the protein is encoded by the coding sequence ATGATTATCAGTGCATTAAATAACCCAAATTTCAAAGTGGGTTTACCAAAAGTTATCGCGGACATTTGCGATCATCTCAACACGTTAGATCTTGAAGCATTAGAAAATGGTCGTCATGATTTAAGCGAGCAAGTTTATATGAATGTCATGGAATTTGATACGGTTGACGCGGATAGCAAACAAGCTGAACTTCACCATAAATATCTAGATATTCAATTACTTATTCGTGGTGAAGAAAATGTTGAAGTAAGCGCGACTTATCCAAATCTCAGCTTATACGATGAATATCGTGATGCAGATGATTACCAACTTACTCCACAAATTGAAGATAAAAGCACCGTAACACTTTTACCAAAAATGTTTGCGGTCTTTTTCCCTTATGAACCACATAAACCAGGTTGCACCGTGAACGGCAAATCAAGTTTTGTGAAAAAACTAGTGGTGAAAGTACCAGTTGAATTGATTTAA
- a CDS encoding sulfurtransferase TusA family protein codes for MIVKLPTLGLVCPFPLVEAKEAMAKLNKGDGLEIEFDCTQATEAIPAWAAEEGYEVTNFEQIDDAKWSITVIK; via the coding sequence ATGATCGTTAAATTACCAACACTCGGCCTTGTTTGCCCATTTCCTCTCGTTGAAGCAAAGGAAGCTATGGCTAAGTTAAACAAAGGCGATGGCCTAGAAATTGAATTCGACTGCACACAAGCCACTGAAGCCATTCCCGCTTGGGCGGCTGAAGAAGGTTATGAAGTCACAAACTTTGAGCAAATTGATGATGCGAAATGGTCAATTACAGTGATTAAATAA